In Arachis hypogaea cultivar Tifrunner chromosome 2, arahy.Tifrunner.gnm2.J5K5, whole genome shotgun sequence, a genomic segment contains:
- the LOC112720869 gene encoding uncharacterized protein has product MKFICEVVILSLSIIVIQSSITFSRELGSPNHIKTTTFYTKTFVLEPGKVSRQTFFDVEFPRGHVGIKNLQAELVDEYGNSIPLYEAYLHHYFVLRYFENITMSQHANKSQPNFGKYFKRNDGACQTFVNSISWGLGVDARRTSTELPDPFRVEVGTHPEDVPKEYDEEKWLINILVIDTRGVEDKKGCSQCRCDLLDVKSKDLTNTTGVDGTPLSSDYKGGIFCCEKKSQCKLQKGYNEKQKRKVAIKYTISWVEWDQQQVPLKFYILDVTDQVTYNGSEPIHHCAVEYSINPEKTDEGHYHIKKTNIPMKKGGSLIYITAHVHSGVVNATLYGEDGRRLCEIKPIYGTGKEAGNEEGYAVGASGCYPKPGSMKINDGENLTVEFIHENKYTTGLMGHFYVYLAEDLPKSL; this is encoded by the exons ATGAAGTTTATTTGCGAAGTGGTGATATTATCATTGTCAATTATAGTAATACAATCGAGCATCACATTCTCACGAGAACTTGGAAGTCCAAATCATATCAAGACAACTACTTTTTATACCAAAACGTTCGTACTGGAACCAGGAAAGGTTAGTAGACAAACTTTTTTTGATGTTGAGTTTCCAAGAGGCCACGTTGGAATCAAGAATTTACAAGCCGAACTAGTTGATGAATATGGAAACTCTATACCACTGTATGAGGCTTACCTGCACCATTATTTTGttttaagatattttgaaaatatcaCCATGTCACAACATGCTAATAAAAGTCAACCTAATTTCGGTAAGTATTTTAAGAGAAATGATGGTGCATGTCAAACTTTCGTTAATTCAATTTCTTGGGGTCTTGGAGTTGACGCACGAAGAACTAGTACAGAACTACCAGatccatttagagtagaagtagGTACGCATCCTGAGGATGTTCCAAAGGAGTATGATGAAGAGAAATGGTTAATCAATATTTTGGTCATTGACACACGTGGTGTAGAAGACAAGAAAGGTTGCTCCCAATGCAGATGTGACCTTTTAGACGTCAAAAGTAAAGATTTGACAAACACAACAGGCGTTGATGGAACACCATTGTCTAGTGATTACAAAGGAGGAATTTTTTGTTGCGAGAAGAAGTCTCAATGCAAATTACAAAAGGgatacaatgaaaaacaaaagagaaaagttGCCATTAAATATACAATATCATGGGTTGAATGGGATCAACAGCAAGTGCCTCTTAAGTTTTATATTCTTGATGTTACTGATCAAGTCACATATAATGGATCCGAACCAATTCATCATTGCGCG GTAGAGTATTCTATAAATCCAGAAAAGACTGATGAAGGACACTACCATATTAAGAAAACAAATATTCCAATGAAAAAAGGTGGTAGTCTCATCTATATTACTGCTCATGTACATTCAGGAGTTGTTAATGCAACATTATATGGAGAG gATGGAAGAAGATTATGTGAAATTAAGCCAATATATGGAACGGGAAAAGAGGCAGGCAATGAAGAAGGTTATGCTGTTGGAGCGTCTGGTTGCTATCCAAAACCGGGCTCTATGAAGATTAATGATGGTGAAAATTTAACTGTAGAATTTATACATGAAAACAAATATACCACTGGACTTATGGGGCATTTCTATGTCTATTTGGCAGAAGACTTACCAAAATCTTTGTAA